One Rhodoferax ferrireducens T118 DNA segment encodes these proteins:
- the hpf gene encoding ribosome hibernation-promoting factor, HPF/YfiA family, which yields MNLTISGHHLEVTPALRSYVTSKLDRIKRHFDQVVDVKVLLTVEKQTEKDLRQRAECNIHVKGTDMFAESSHADLYAAVDELVDKLDRQVVRHKGRLQDHHHEAPKRLM from the coding sequence CAGCGGTCATCACCTCGAGGTCACACCGGCCTTGCGCAGTTACGTTACCAGCAAGCTGGACCGGATCAAGCGGCATTTTGACCAAGTGGTCGATGTCAAAGTTCTGCTCACCGTGGAAAAGCAGACCGAGAAAGATTTAAGGCAGCGCGCCGAGTGCAATATTCATGTCAAGGGGACAGACATGTTTGCCGAGAGCTCACATGCCGATTTGTACGCTGCCGTGGATGAACTGGTGGACAAACTCGATCGTCAGGTTGTCCGCCACAAGGGGCGTTTGCAGGATCATCATCACGAAGCGCCGAAACGACTGATGTGA